A section of the Flavobacterium sp. CG_23.5 genome encodes:
- a CDS encoding T9SS type A sorting domain-containing protein has translation MIFLTGFFIIPSALYSQTPPLPDEKSCVSKDLLVVGARLDIGECFQCNIGDQPVKFNLILSINNKTGSFRPTFAFWGTLEVTEPGAGLGGVDKVTTSSISGCNDITGLPPNEITDLTFLEIPYKCGTTLKLTNLFLAWTDASKVVDQTSANSCDNLTTKLNSKKVLDISPKCGTLLEIEIKTPLDVTVNQPSICNGQTATLTANATGGNGTYSYKWSTGETSPSIDVSPASNTEYTVTVTAPSTFDPTKTCSASFTAKVTVNPNPAALVLTGSSICTSVTGTGSITSGTSALNVNYQLYNSASAPVQTAKAGTGAGLTWSSVTAGTGYYAIATGAAPTSCTSQSNPVNVVEVANPAALVLTGSSICTSVTGTGSITSGTSALNVNYQLYNSANAPVQTAKAGTGAGLTWSSVAAGTGYYAIATGAAPTSCTSQSNPVNVVEVANPAALVLTGSSICTSVTGTGSITSGTSALNVNYQLYNSANAPVQTAKAGTGAGLTWSSVAAGTGYYAIATGAAPTSCTSQSNPVNVVEVANPAALVLTGSSICTSVTGTGSITSGTSALNVNYQLYNSASAPVQTAKAGTGAGLTWSSVAAGTGYYAIATGAAPTSCTSQSNPVNVVEVANPAALVLTGSSICTSVTGTGSITSGTSALNVNYQLYNSANAPVQTAKAGTGAGLTWSSVAAGTGYYAIATGAAPTSCTSQSNPVNVVEVANPAALVLTGSSICTSVTGTGSITSGTSALNVNYQLYNSANAPVQTAKPGTGAGLTWSSVAAGTGYYAIATGAAPTSCTSQSNPVNVVEVANPAALVLTGSSICTSVTGTGSITSGTSALNVNYQLYNSASAPVQTAKAGTGAGLTWSSVTAGTGYYAIATGAAPTSCTSQSNPVNVVEVANPAALVLTGSSICTSVTGTGSITSGTSALNVNYQLYNSANAPVQTAKAGTGAGLTWSSVAAGTGYYAIATGAAPTSCTSQSNPVNVVEVANPAALVLTGSSICTSVTGTGSITSGTSALNVNYQLYNSANAPVQTAKAGTGAGLTWSSVAAGTGYYAIATGAAPTSCTSQSNPVNVVEVANPTALVLTGSSVCDAGTGTVSSSTSQLGVSYHLRIGTTNVQSAKTGAGAALLWSGLNTGTNYNVVSTGAAPTNCLGSSNNVDVATVNCAHIFPTQTTCSNYLCGPKDTFTLKKICVTYAKGKPGTIGNAIPGVFFYYGDFTATKTNVITDATDVTTIIVDQTSTGFNGTFDPQNASNIRLLVDDCQTVTPISITIGTQTSNMGDVTIEFKAIKDKKYIVSVKYDVKSIITSIIKSTPAYSTIGMKINGGSLEGVGKVDLDTSSTCSDTSVTPSGGGCLAKLAPTDTKVLASTTTATEPAGFDAYPVPFKDVLTIKYNFDYVSDVKIEVFNSLGKAILSKADTNSYLNKEVSLDLKMNKGQEQVYVVKVTTNRGSSTKKVMSSK, from the coding sequence ATGATTTTTTTAACGGGATTTTTTATAATTCCATCTGCTTTATACTCTCAAACACCACCCTTGCCCGATGAGAAGAGTTGTGTTTCAAAGGATTTATTAGTTGTTGGCGCTAGGTTGGACATTGGTGAATGTTTCCAATGTAATATAGGTGATCAACCTGTAAAATTTAATTTAATTCTAAGTATCAATAATAAAACAGGTTCATTTAGACCAACCTTTGCATTTTGGGGAACGCTTGAAGTAACAGAACCTGGGGCTGGCTTGGGTGGTGTGGACAAAGTAACTACATCTTCAATCTCTGGCTGTAATGATATTACAGGTTTGCCGCCAAATGAAATAACTGACTTAACATTTCTAGAAATTCCCTATAAATGCGGAACTACATTAAAATTAACGAATCTTTTCCTTGCATGGACTGACGCCTCTAAGGTTGTAGATCAGACCAGTGCCAATAGTTGTGACAATTTAACTACAAAATTAAATTCGAAGAAAGTTCTGGATATCTCCCCAAAATGTGGAACTCTTCTTGAAATAGAAATTAAAACACCTCTTGATGTAACTGTAAACCAACCTAGTATTTGTAACGGACAAACAGCTACTTTAACGGCTAATGCAACCGGTGGCAATGGTACCTACAGTTACAAATGGAGTACAGGCGAAACATCTCCAAGTATTGATGTTTCACCAGCGTCAAATACCGAATATACTGTTACAGTGACCGCTCCATCTACTTTTGACCCTACTAAAACATGTTCTGCTTCCTTTACAGCTAAGGTAACTGTAAATCCAAATCCAGCAGCACTTGTATTAACAGGAAGTTCTATCTGTACATCAGTAACAGGAACAGGAAGTATCACATCTGGTACATCTGCTCTTAACGTTAACTATCAGTTATACAATAGTGCAAGTGCACCAGTTCAGACTGCCAAGGCAGGAACAGGAGCAGGGTTAACCTGGTCTAGTGTAACGGCTGGAACTGGATATTATGCGATTGCGACAGGAGCTGCTCCAACAAGCTGTACTTCTCAAAGCAATCCTGTTAATGTGGTAGAAGTTGCCAATCCAGCAGCACTTGTATTAACAGGAAGTTCTATCTGTACATCAGTAACAGGAACAGGAAGTATCACATCTGGTACATCTGCTCTTAACGTTAACTATCAGTTATACAATAGTGCAAATGCACCAGTTCAGACTGCCAAGGCAGGAACGGGAGCAGGTTTAACCTGGTCTAGTGTAGCGGCTGGAACTGGATATTATGCGATTGCGACAGGAGCTGCTCCAACAAGCTGTACTTCTCAAAGCAATCCTGTTAATGTGGTAGAAGTTGCCAATCCAGCAGCACTTGTATTAACAGGAAGTTCTATCTGTACATCAGTAACAGGAACAGGAAGTATCACATCTGGTACATCTGCTCTTAACGTTAACTATCAGTTATACAATAGTGCAAATGCACCAGTTCAGACTGCCAAGGCAGGAACAGGAGCAGGGTTAACCTGGTCTAGTGTAGCGGCTGGAACTGGATATTATGCGATTGCGACAGGAGCTGCTCCAACAAGCTGTACTTCTCAAAGCAATCCTGTTAATGTGGTAGAAGTTGCCAATCCAGCAGCACTTGTATTAACAGGAAGTTCTATCTGTACATCAGTAACAGGAACAGGAAGTATCACATCTGGTACATCTGCTCTTAACGTTAACTATCAGTTATACAATAGTGCAAGTGCACCAGTTCAGACTGCCAAGGCAGGAACAGGAGCAGGGTTAACCTGGTCTAGTGTAGCGGCTGGAACTGGATATTATGCGATTGCGACAGGAGCTGCTCCAACAAGCTGTACTTCTCAAAGCAATCCTGTTAATGTGGTAGAAGTTGCCAATCCAGCAGCACTTGTATTAACAGGAAGTTCTATCTGTACATCAGTAACAGGAACAGGAAGTATCACATCTGGTACATCTGCTCTTAACGTTAACTATCAGTTATACAATAGTGCAAATGCACCAGTTCAGACTGCCAAGGCAGGAACGGGAGCAGGGTTAACCTGGTCTAGTGTAGCGGCTGGAACTGGATATTATGCGATTGCGACAGGAGCTGCTCCAACAAGCTGTACTTCTCAAAGCAATCCTGTTAATGTGGTAGAAGTTGCCAATCCAGCAGCACTTGTATTAACAGGAAGTTCTATCTGTACATCAGTAACAGGAACAGGAAGTATCACATCTGGTACATCTGCTCTTAACGTTAACTATCAGTTATACAATAGTGCAAATGCACCAGTTCAGACTGCCAAGCCAGGAACAGGAGCAGGTTTAACCTGGTCTAGTGTAGCGGCTGGAACTGGATATTATGCGATTGCGACAGGAGCTGCTCCAACAAGCTGTACTTCTCAAAGCAATCCTGTTAATGTGGTAGAAGTTGCCAATCCAGCAGCACTTGTATTAACAGGAAGTTCTATCTGTACATCAGTAACAGGAACAGGAAGTATCACATCTGGTACATCTGCTCTTAACGTTAACTATCAGTTATACAATAGTGCAAGTGCACCAGTTCAGACTGCCAAGGCAGGAACAGGAGCAGGGTTAACCTGGTCTAGTGTAACGGCTGGAACTGGATATTATGCGATTGCGACAGGAGCTGCTCCAACAAGCTGTACTTCTCAAAGCAATCCTGTTAATGTGGTAGAAGTTGCCAATCCAGCAGCACTTGTATTAACAGGAAGTTCTATCTGTACATCAGTAACAGGAACAGGAAGTATCACATCTGGTACATCTGCTCTTAACGTTAACTATCAGTTATACAATAGTGCAAATGCACCAGTTCAGACTGCCAAGGCAGGAACGGGAGCAGGTTTAACCTGGTCTAGTGTAGCGGCTGGAACTGGATATTATGCGATTGCGACAGGAGCTGCTCCAACAAGCTGTACTTCTCAAAGCAATCCTGTTAATGTGGTAGAAGTTGCCAATCCAGCAGCACTTGTATTAACAGGAAGTTCTATCTGTACATCAGTAACAGGAACAGGAAGTATCACATCTGGTACATCTGCTCTTAACGTTAACTATCAGTTATACAATAGTGCAAATGCACCAGTTCAGACTGCCAAGGCAGGAACAGGAGCAGGTTTAACCTGGTCTAGTGTAGCGGCTGGAACTGGATATTATGCGATTGCGACAGGAGCTGCTCCAACAAGCTGTACTTCTCAAAGCAATCCTGTTAATGTGGTAGAAGTTGCCAATCCAACAGCACTTGTATTAACAGGAAGTTCTGTTTGTGATGCCGGTACTGGTACGGTAAGTTCTTCTACCTCACAGTTAGGAGTGAGCTATCATTTGCGAATTGGTACTACTAATGTACAGTCTGCAAAAACAGGTGCTGGTGCAGCTCTTTTATGGTCTGGTCTTAACACAGGTACTAACTACAATGTAGTTTCAACAGGTGCAGCTCCAACGAATTGTCTAGGTTCAAGTAATAACGTCGATGTAGCAACTGTAAATTGCGCTCACATCTTCCCAACACAAACTACTTGTAGTAATTATTTGTGTGGACCTAAGGATACATTCACCTTGAAGAAAATTTGTGTTACATACGCGAAAGGGAAACCCGGGACAATTGGCAATGCAATTCCGGGAGTGTTTTTCTACTATGGTGATTTTACTGCTACTAAAACAAATGTTATCACTGATGCTACTGATGTGACAACAATTATTGTTGACCAAACAAGTACTGGTTTCAACGGTACATTTGATCCTCAAAACGCAAGTAACATAAGACTGCTTGTAGATGATTGTCAAACTGTAACGCCAATATCGATAACAATTGGAACACAAACTTCAAATATGGGGGATGTTACGATAGAATTTAAAGCGATAAAAGACAAAAAATATATTGTATCAGTGAAATATGATGTTAAATCTATAATTACCAGTATTATTAAATCAACCCCAGCATACTCGACAATCGGGATGAAAATAAACGGAGGAAGTCTTGAAGGTGTAGGTAAAGTAGATCTTGATACAAGCAGTACTTGTTCAGATACTTCAGTAACTCCTTCTGGCGGCGGATGTCTTGCTAAATTAGCTCCAACAGATACAAAAGTACTTGCAAGTACTACAACTGCGACTGAACCAGCCGGATTTGATGCGTACCCGGTTCCTTTCAAAGATGTACTTACAATCAAATACAATTTTGATTATGTGTCTGATGTGAAAATTGAAGTGTTTAATTCACTTGGAAAAGCAATACTTTCCAAAGCGGATACCAATAGTTATCTAAACAAAGAAGTTTCGCTTGACCTTAAAATGAATAAAGGACAAGAGCAAGTTTATGTTGTCAAAGTAACTACGAATCGTGGAAGCAGCACCAAAAAAGTAATGTCTTCTAAATAG
- a CDS encoding DUF1543 domain-containing protein, whose protein sequence is MDIELKLYMIILGCKPLGRFTEQHDIFFGIGNSLKELVPQMKAFWPEAKGKIHIDAWREVAVVDNFSIEIIAKNATSDSTLDKLFFINLGGYKENEFEEYHYKILTVAKSVGLASKKARRSTFYKHFGFQGAISHIDDKYGIDVDDIYNIGDILDEKFKNLYSLKISKNETILEEDTLHIGYLKLSKI, encoded by the coding sequence ATGGATATAGAACTTAAATTATACATGATAATACTGGGCTGCAAGCCCTTAGGAAGGTTTACGGAACAGCATGATATTTTTTTTGGAATCGGGAATTCCTTAAAAGAATTGGTTCCTCAAATGAAAGCTTTTTGGCCTGAAGCCAAAGGTAAAATTCATATTGATGCGTGGCGAGAAGTCGCTGTGGTAGATAATTTTTCGATAGAAATTATCGCTAAAAACGCTACATCAGATTCCACTTTGGATAAACTTTTTTTCATTAATCTGGGAGGATATAAAGAGAATGAATTTGAAGAATACCATTATAAAATTCTTACCGTTGCCAAAAGTGTAGGATTGGCCTCCAAAAAAGCCAGAAGATCCACTTTCTACAAACATTTTGGTTTCCAAGGAGCCATTTCTCATATCGACGATAAATACGGAATAGATGTGGATGATATTTACAATATAGGAGATATTTTGGATGAAAAATTTAAAAATCTCTATTCGCTAAAAATCTCAAAAAACGAAACTATTCTTGAAGAAGACACCTTGCATATTGGATATTTGAAATTGAGTAAAATCTAG